A genomic region of Vitis vinifera cultivar Pinot Noir 40024 chromosome 7, ASM3070453v1 contains the following coding sequences:
- the LOC100260647 gene encoding R2R3 transcription factor MYB108-like protein 2 (The RefSeq protein has 5 substitutions, 3 frameshifts compared to this genomic sequence) — protein MVVSERGCDSEEEMNMDLRKGPWTAEEDTLLNNYITIHGEGRWNSLARCAGLKRTGKSCRLRWLNYLRPNVKRGNITLQEQLLILELHSRYGNRWSKIAQHLPGRTDNEIKNYWRTRVQKQAKQLKCDVNSKQFRDTMRYVWIPRLVERIKAAGGDSTSTAPATYGHHMSSQILDMPRNGEFGLGYSDPGLRPEFSGGPSEGSETQVSPVSDMTDYYDXLWRELLGQSAKRGRXHTQXQADTSSGCLEFEGLEQSNGWSLGGGDSLENLLNDEDIWFLRQQFFDDF, from the exons ATGGTGGTGAGCGAGAGAGGTTGTGACTCAGAAGAAGAGATGAACATGGACCTGAGGAAAGGTCCATGGACGGCTGAAGAGGACACGCTGCTCAACAATTACATTACCATCCACGGCGAAGGCCGCTGGAACTCCCTAGCTCGCTGCGCAG GTTTGAAGAGAACTGGGAAGAGTTGCAGGCTGAGATGGTTGAACTACTTGCGACCTAATGTCAAGCGCGGAAACATTACGCTGCAAGAACAGCTGCTTATCCTCGAGCTCCATTCACGCTATGGAAACAG GTGGTCCAAAATAGCCCAACACCTGCCTGGGAGGACAGACAATGAGATCAAAAACTACTGGAGAACAAGGGTTCAAAAGCAGGCAAAGCAGCTCAAATGCGATGTTAACAGCAAGCAATTCAGAGACACCATGCGCTATGTGTGGATGCCACGCTTGGTCGAGCGAATCAAAGCTGCCGGAGGCGATTCCACCCCCACCGCCCCCGCCACCTACGGTCACCATATGTCAAGTCAAATTCTGGACATGCCCAGAAACGGCGAGTTTGGGTTGGGGTACTCAGACCCAGGTCTCCGGCCAGAGTTCTCCGGGGGGCCCTCAGAGGGGTCGGAGACCCAGGTGTCGCCGGTATCAGACATGACAGACTACTACGAT CTCTGGCGGGCACTGCTCGGACAGTCAGCAAAACGGGGTCAT CATACCCAG CAAGCGGATACATCATCTGGGTGCTTGGAATTTGAGGGGCTTGAGCAGAGCAATGGGTGGTCGTTGGGAGGTGGGGACTCACTGGAGAATTTGCTGAATGATGAGGATATTTGGTTCTTAAAGCAACAGTTCTTTGACGACTTCTAG